From the genome of Geminocystis herdmanii PCC 6308, one region includes:
- a CDS encoding ATP adenylyltransferase family protein codes for MDKKSLCLVEKLKLVTEKALEKKALHPILTTYQILKQDHIPFLIRIVENLERKDNEKKKQKKSQTSFNPFLPYDRDLFVDNISDSHVAILNKFNVFDHHLLIVTREFEEQESALNLADFSALWTVLSEINGLGFYNSGKLSGASQPHKHLQLVPYPLAQEIETIPINDLVLSYRNTQEIITLKEFPFLHSIVFFDSQQSSQVLSQITLKYYHQLLAQLNINIEENKPSQNYNLLITKDWMMIIPRTQEKYQSISINSLGFAGAFLVKNSEQLNLIKESNLLKILAKVGVKIVDN; via the coding sequence ATGGATAAAAAAAGTCTTTGTCTAGTCGAAAAACTAAAATTAGTGACAGAAAAAGCTCTTGAGAAAAAAGCCTTACACCCGATATTGACAACATATCAAATATTAAAACAAGATCATATTCCTTTTCTGATTAGAATAGTCGAAAATTTAGAGAGAAAAGATAACGAAAAAAAGAAACAAAAAAAATCTCAAACCTCTTTTAATCCTTTTTTGCCCTACGATCGAGATTTATTCGTTGATAATATTAGCGATAGCCATGTAGCTATTTTAAATAAATTTAATGTTTTTGACCATCATTTATTAATTGTTACCCGTGAATTTGAAGAACAAGAAAGTGCTTTAAATTTAGCTGATTTTTCCGCTTTATGGACAGTTTTATCAGAAATTAATGGTTTAGGGTTTTATAATAGCGGTAAATTATCGGGAGCTTCTCAACCTCATAAACATTTACAATTAGTACCTTATCCTTTAGCTCAAGAAATTGAGACTATCCCGATTAATGATTTAGTTTTAAGTTATAGAAATACTCAAGAAATTATTACTTTAAAAGAGTTCCCATTTTTACACTCGATCGTTTTTTTTGATAGTCAACAATCATCGCAAGTATTATCACAAATCACCCTAAAATATTATCATCAATTATTAGCTCAATTAAATATTAACATTGAGGAAAATAAACCATCACAAAACTATAATTTACTAATCACAAAAGATTGGATGATGATCATACCTCGTACCCAAGAAAAATATCAATCTATCTCGATTAATTCCTTGGGATTTGCAGGAGCTTTTTTAGTTAAAAATTCAGAGCAATTAAATTTAATAAAAGAATCAAATTTGTTGAAAATATTGGCAAAAGTTGGAGTTAAAATTGTGGATAATTGA
- a CDS encoding DUF6887 family protein: MKVNFETMTKAELRTYVLSHKDDEEALRVLMSRRSGIKYQFENTEEGKQQIKNLIQQKIEGKL, encoded by the coding sequence ATGAAAGTTAATTTTGAAACAATGACAAAAGCTGAATTGAGAACCTATGTATTAAGTCATAAAGACGATGAAGAAGCATTAAGAGTTTTGATGAGTCGCCGTAGTGGTATTAAATATCAATTTGAGAATACAGAAGAAGGTAAACAACAAATTAAAAACTTAATTCAACAAAAAATAGAAGGGAAATTATAA